Proteins from a genomic interval of Scomber japonicus isolate fScoJap1 chromosome 10, fScoJap1.pri, whole genome shotgun sequence:
- the LOC128365889 gene encoding cytochrome c oxidase subunit 6B1, with translation MAETIEEKIKNYRTAPFDARFPNTNQTRNCFQNYLDFHRCNKALSAKDQDVAPCDWYQRVYKSLCPMSWVAKWDEQIEGGTFPGKI, from the exons ATGGCTGAGACTATTGAGGAGAAGATCAAGAACTACAGGACCGCTCCCTTTGACGCCCGGTTCCCCAACACCAACCAGACCCGCAACTGTTTCCAGAACTACCTGG ACTTCCACAGGTGCAACAAGGCTCTGTCAGCCAAGGACCAGGATGTGGCTCCATGTGATTGGTACCAGAGGGTTTACAAGAGCCTTTGTCCCATGAGCTGG GTTGCCAAATGGGACGAGCAGATAGAGGGCGGGACTTTCCCAGGAAAGATCTGA
- the LOC128365883 gene encoding late histone H2A.2.2, translating to MSGRGKKAAPKPKSAVSRSSRAGITFPVGRIHRLLRKGHYAQRVGTGAAVYLSAVLEYLCAEILELSGNASRDNKKHRIAPRHILLAVKNDEELNKLLAGVTISEGGVIPNIQASLLPKRTKAPKDDGSEKDVQSQEF from the coding sequence ATGTCTGGTCGTGGGAAGAAAGCTGCACCGAAGCCAAAATCTGCAGTTTCCCGGTCTTCCAGGGCAGGGATCACTTTCCCAGTTGGCCGCATCCACAGGCTCCTCAGGAAAGGTCACTATGCTCAGCGAGTTGGCACTGGTGCTGCAGTGTACCTCTCAGCTGTCCTGGAGTACCTCTGCGCTGAGATCCTGGAGCTGTCAGGAAATGCTAGCCGTGACAACAAGAAGCACCGTATTGCTCCTCGCCACATCTTGCTGGCAGTGAAAAATGACGAGGAGCTCAACAAACTACTGGCAGGGGTCACTATCTCAGAGGGTGGTGTCATCCCAAATATCCAGGCAAGCCTTCTCCCCAAAAGGACCAAGGCACCCAAGGATGATGGTTCTGAAAAAGATGTTCAATCTCAAGAGTTTTAA